NNNNNNNNNNNNNNNNNNNNNNNNNNNNNNNNNNNNNNNNNNNNNNNNNNNNNNNNNNNNNNNNNNNNNNNNNNNNNNNNNNNNNNNNNNNNNNNNNNNNNNNNNNNNNNNNNNNNNNNNNNNNNNNNNNNNNNNNNNNNNNNNNNNNNNNNNNNNNNNNNNNNNNNNNNNNNNNNNNNNNNNNNNNNNNNNNNNNNNNNNNNNNNNNNNNNNNNNNNNNNNNNNNNNNNNCCTCTATACTTCTTTACATCTATGCTTTTACCTTGTTCATCTTTGTCAAGGTAGCAAGTAGTGCTCATTGGTGTGTCCATTGCCTTAGCATTGTCCATTCCAAATCTTTTGAGCAGTTCCTTGTAATATTTGGTTTGGCTAACGAAAGttccttcttttccttgtttgatttgCAGAGCAAGGAAGAAGTTGAGTTCGCCCATCATGGACATTTCAAATTCACTTTGCATGAGGTTTGAGAAAAACTTGCAAAGTGATTCGTTAGTTGAACCAAATATTATGTCATCGACATAAACTTGTAccaaaaggatatttttgttttcaatcaaGATAAATAAAGTTGTGTCAACCTTCCCTCTTCTAAAACccttttctattaaaaactttcTCAAAcgttcataccaagctcttggagcttgtttAAGACCATAAAGAGTTTCTtgagtttaaaaacatgattaggaTTTTCATAATTCTCAAAACCGGGAGGTTGTTCAACATATACTTCTTCTTTAATGAAACCGTTAAGAAAGGCActcttaacatccatttgataaAGTTTGAAGTTATAAGAGGATGCAAAAGCAAGTAGCATCCTAATTGCTTCTAGTCTAGCTACGGGAGCATAAGTTTCGTCATAATCAATGCCTTCCTCTTGATTATAACCTTTAGCTACTAATCTAGCTTTGTTTCTAACAATTGTACCATTTTCATCGAgtttatttctaaaaacccaTTTTGTTCCTACAATTTTTTGATTACTTGGTTTAGGCACCAATTCCCAAACGTCATTTCATTTGAATTGGTTAAGCTCCTCTTGCATTGCCATAGCCCAATGTTCATCATCAATTGCGGACTCAATGGTAGATGGTTCAATTTGAGAAACAAACGCactatatgcaaataaatttctaaaagtGGATCGAGTTGTTACCCCTTTCGAAACATCACCAATGACGTTGTCTAGAGGATGATCCTTTGAAGTACGCCAATCCTTTGGAAGTGCATTCATTTGTGCTTGTGATGgttcaatttcttcaacttgaaCACAATCCTTTGTTGAGCTTGTAGAGGCTTCATTTAAATCCTTTTATTTGTcttcaccattcaaatttagtGAACCAAGGTTTTCtacatttttatcaaaatctttTCGAGCACAACAATGGTTAGTTTCATCAAAAGCAACATGAATACTTTCTTCTATAGTCATGATGCATTTATTATATACTCTAAAAGCTTTGCTAGTTAAAGAGTAGCCTAAGAAGATTCCTTCATCAGCCTTAGCATCAAATTTGCCTAAGTTATCTTTTccattatttagaataaaacaTTTACAACCAAAGACGTGAAGGTGGAAAATATTTGGCTTTCTTCCTTTGTACAATTCGTACGGTGTTTTCTTAAGAATAGGTCGAATGATAATCCTATTCATAACATAACACGCGGTACTAACCGCATCCGCCCAAAAGTACTTAGGAATATTAGCCTCATTGAGCATAGTTCTCGCCATTTCTTCTAAATGACGATTTTTCCTTTCAaccacaccattttgttgtggtgttctaGGAGAGGAAAAATTATGCTCAATGCCATTTTCTtcacaaaaaatttcaaaaagattGTTTTCAAATTCTCCACCATGATCACTTCTAATAGATGATATATgcaaattcttttcattttgaataacTTTGGCTAATCTTTTGAATGCTCGAAATGCATCACTCTTGTTTGCTAGGAACAAGGTCCATGTAAATCGAGAGTAATCATCAACAATAACTAAAGCATAGTAATTACCACCAAAGCTCATAGTCCTAGAAGGACCAAATAAATCCATGTGCAAAAGTTGTAATGGCCTTGTTGTTGAAACAATGCTTTTGGATTTAAAAGAGGCCTTTACTTGTTTTCCCTTTTGACATGCGTCGCAAAAGACGTCTTTTTCAAAACGTAGCTTTGGTAAGCCAATTACTAACTCTTTAGAGACCAACTTATTAAGATGGTCCATGTTAGCATGAGCTACTCTACGATGCCATAACCAAGTTTCATCATTTTTACTAACAAGGAATTTCACATCATTTGAGGAAACTTCATTTAGATTAAACATGTATACATTGTCAACACGGTGCCCAATTAGCACAATTTCATTAGTGTCTTGCCTTTTTATCAAACAACATTTTGAATCAAAGGTGACTAACTTTCCTTTGTCACAAAGTTGGCTAACACTAATGAGATTATGTTTGAGACCTTTGACAAGTATAACATTATCTATGGAGGTAGAAGgatttttaccaacttttccaacGCCGATTACTTTGCCGGTGTTGTTGTCTCCATAGATCACGTTTCCTCCATTTGTAGGCTCTATTGCGGTGAACTTTGATTCATCACCGGTCATGTGTTTGGAGCATCCACTATCAACATACCAATTTGTATCCTTAACTCCAACACGTacctacaaaataattaaaattgggaTTNNNNNNNNNNNNNNNNNNNNNNNNNNNNNNNNNNNNNNNNNNNNNNNNNNNNNNNNNNNNNNNNNNNNNNNNNNNNNNNNNNNNNNNNNNNNNNNNNNNNNNNNNNNNNNNNNNNNNNNNNNNNNNNNNNNNNNNNNNNNNNNNNNNNNNNNNNNNNNNNNNNNNNNNNNNNNNNNNNNNNNNNNNNNNNNNNNNNNNNNNNNNNNNNNNNNNNNNNNNNNNNNNNNNNNNNNNNNNNNNNNNNNNNNNNNNNNNNNNNNNNNNNNNNNNNNNNNNNNNNNNNNNNNNNNNNNNNNNNNNNNNNNNNNNNNNNNNNNNNNNNNNNNNNNNNNNNNNNNNNNNNNNNNNNNNNNNNNNNNNNNNNNNNNNNNNNNNNNNNNNNNNNNNNNNNNNNNNNNNNNNNNNNNNNNNNNNNNNNNNNNNNNNNNNNNNNNNNNNNNNNNNNNNNNNNNNNNNNNNNNNNNNNNNNNNNNNNNNNNNNNNNNNNNNNNNNNNNNNNNNNNNNNNNNNNNNNNNNNNNNNNNNNNNNNNNNNNNNNNNNNNNNNNNNNNNNNNNNNNNNNNNNNNNNNNNNNNNNNNNNNNNNNNNNNNNNNNNNNNNNNNNNNNNNNNNNNNNNNNNNNNNNNNNNNNNNNNNNNNNNNNNNNNNNNNNNNNNNNNNNNNNNNNNNNNNNNNNNNNNNNNNNNNNNNNNNNNNNNNNNNNNNNNNNNNNNNNNNNNNNNNNNNNNNNNNNNNNNNNNNNNNNNNNNNNNNNNNNNNNNNNNNNNNNNNNNNNNNNNNNNNNNNNNNNNNNNNNNNNNNNNNNNNNNNNNNNNNNNNNNNNNNNNNNNNNNNNNNNNNNNNNNNNNNNNNNNNNNNNNNNNNNNNNNNNNNNNNNNNNNNNNNNNNNNNNNNNNNNNNNNNNNNNNNNNNNNNNNNNNNNNNNNNNNNNNNNNNNNNNNNNNNNNNNNNNNNNNNNNNNNNNNNNNNNNNNNNNNNNNNNNNNNNNNNNNNNNNNNNNNNNNNNNNNNNNNNNNNNNNNNNNNNNNNNNNNNNNNNNNNNNNNNNNNNNNNNNNNNNNNNNNNNNNNNNNNNNNNNNNNNNNNNNNNNNNNNNNNNNNNNNNNNNNNNNNNNNNNNNNNNNNNNNNNNNNNNNNNNNNNNNNNNNNNNNNNNNNNNNNNNNNNNNNNNNNNNNNNNNNNNNNNNNNNNNNNNNNNNNNNNNNNNNNNNNNNNNNNNNNNNNNNNNNNNNNNNNNNNNNNNNNNNNNNNNNNNNNNNNNNNNNNNNNNNNNNNNNNNNNNNNNNNNNNNNNNNNNNNNNNNNNNNNNNNNNNNNNNNNNNNNNNNNNNNNNNNNNNNNNNNNNNNNNNNNNNNNNNNNNNNNNNNNNNNNNNNNNNNNNNNNNNNNNNNNNNNNNNNNNNNNNNNNNNNNNNNNNNNNNNNNNNNNNNNNNNNNNNNNNNNNNNNNNNNNNNNNNNNNNNNNNNNNNNNNNNNNNNNNNNNNNNNNNNNNNNNNNNNNNNNNNNNNNNNNNNNNNNNNNNNNNNNNNNNNNNNNNNNNNNNNNNNNNNNNNNNNNNNNNNNNNNNNNNNNNNNNNNNNNNNNNNNNNNNNNNNNNNNNNNNNNNNNNNNNNNNNNNNNNNNNNNNNNNNNNNNNNNNNNNNNNNNNNNNNNNNNNNNNNNNNNNNNNNNNNNNNNNNNNNNNNNNNNNNNNNNNNNNNNNNNNNNNNNNNNNNNNNNNNNNNNNNNNNNNNNNNNNNNNNNNNNNNNNNNNNNNNNNNNNNNNNNNNNNNNNNNNNNNNNNNNNNNNNNNNNNNNNNNNNNNNNNNNNNNNNNNNNNNNNNNNNNNNNNNNNNNNNNNNNNNNNNNNNNNNNNNNNNNNNNNNNNNNNNNNNNNNNNNNNNNNNNNNNNNNNNNNNNNNNNNNNNNNNNNNNNNNNNNNNNNNNNNNNNNNNNNNNNNNNNNNNNNNNNNNNNNNNNNNNNNNNNNNNNNNNNNNNNNNNNNNNNNNNNNNNNNNNNNNNNNNNNNNNNNNNNNNNNNNNNNNNNNNNNNNNNNNNNNNNNNNNNNNNNNNNNNNNNNNNNNNNNNNNNNNNNNNNNNNNNNNNNNNNNNNNNNNNNNNNNNNNNNNNNNNNNNNNNNNNNNNNNNNNNNNNNNNNNNNNNNNNNNNNNNNNNNNNNNNNNNNNNNNNNNNNNNNNNNNNNNNNNNNNNNNNNNNNNNNNNNNNNNNNNNNNNNNNNNNNNNNNNNNNNNNNNNNNNNNNNNNNNNNNNNNNNNNNNNNNNNNNNNNNNNNNNNNNNNNNNNNNNNNNNNNNNNNNNNNNNNNNNNNNNNNNNNNNNNNNNNNNNNNNNNNNNNNNNNNNNNNNNNNNNNNNNNNNNNNNNNNNNNNNNNNNNNNNNNNNNNNNNNNNNNNNNNNNNNNNNNNNNNNNNNNNNNNNNNNNNNNNNNNNNNNNNNNNNNNNNNNNNNNNNNNNNNNNNNNNNNNNNNNNNNNNNNNNNNNNNNNNNNNNNNNNNNNNNNNNNNNNNNNNNNNNNNNNNNNNNNNNNNNNNNNNNNNCGttgcatgctttgcatcgatgcaagatgagtgtgcatcgatgcaaaccttaaagaatggcttaaaatcacttcaaaatacttaggattgatctcaaacttgttggagtcaattcctatgcttttgtacctttgaaaacaagtttttaaactatttggctagcatcgaattgcaagatgtgcatcaaaacattttgtgagtgtgtgttgagagatttagcaattggttcttaacaagaagttacctaagtcctaagacactatacttgtcttcaaatgttgtggacttgagtttcttgttgttgttgtgctgctttcaactcttcattcctcaacgttgaatgttggttgatctttcaatcatgcttgttcattcaagttgattgttggtttgtctttcatgtcgtttgttggtttgtcattcatcaaaacctatgAATACAAACTTCacatacaagcaacatgatttacaatAGTTTTTTGGGATTTTCTCCAAATCATCATACTTCATCACACAAAATATATGTGAACACAATATGCCATCACTATCCCACATCTTACGCTCGCACTCAATCTTTCGGTCATTCAGATCATATAAAACGTTGAATACCCTGTTCGGGTTACCCATTTTACAAAATCTTACACAATGGTCATGTTGATGCTCACCCTTTCCTGAAACAATAGCATCGCAATACCTTTGATTTGCTTCTTAACCTCCCTAGAAACAACTCTTGTATATAACTTCGGTGCAGACAACTCTATTGCATCTAATACGGTAGTTAACACTAGCGTGTAATAAGTACAGTAAAATTGTGTAGTAACCTCATTGTTCCGATAGTCTTTTATGACCCTATCCAAGTTGTGAACTAGTTCAAGAATGCTATTGGTTGACTTTAGAAATGCTTTAATGAAAGAATTGACTGTTTCACATCTTGACATTGTCTTATATCCGGCACAAAAAGTCTCCCTTAAATAGATCATTGCCCAACTCTTTTTAATGTCATACGTCAATTGCACCCACGTATTTTTGCCCAGATTGAGAAACTCGACGGATGTCTTCAAATATCTCTCGAACTCGTCAACATCAAAGTTTGCATAGATAGCCTTCTTAAATACTTGCCGAAATTCAATTTCCTTTACCTGTTGGATATAATTTTTCTCCAGATGCCATGCACATAGTCGATGCTTGGCAGAAGGCATCATCTCCGCAATGTCAGCGTGCATTGCCTTATCACCATCCGTGATAACGaggttcgaatttttttttgtccaaTAGcatccaaaaaatttaaaaaagtccACCTATAAGTACGGACCTCCTCGTCCTGCAGCCAGGCAAATCCAAAAATGTAAGTTTACTTACGACGATTCATCCTGGAGAACACCACCAAAGATTTCTTGTACTTGTTCGCATGATACGTCGCATCAAATGCAAGGACATCACCAAACAACTCATAATAGAATTTCATGATACCGTCCACCCAGGATAAGTTACCCAActgattatttataatttttgctGCGTCGCCGTCCAAGATTCGTGTTCGTCGTTGACGGTGAACATAGTTGTACAAATCCCTTTTGGTAAACCGAAGCATGTCgtaatatcttttatatttatttaaatttttatttttataaatttaagaaataaacaaaaatatttttattaatcataaaataaattttctatttataattatataatatttattaatattaaattttttaacgcATACTTAAAAAATGTAATAGTTACCAACTAACTaacaaattattaaaacaaaaagtaataattgatttagtataaaaataaaaatgcaaagaaaatataaaattatgtataattatttaattatggtCAGATTAAATGATTTAATCAGTTACTTGGTGATTAAATTAGTAaccattaatttttaatattctaaTTGGATCAATTaccaatttaattttgataattatatgatgataaaaaaagaaataaaaacaataaaaatgagAAATAATTCAATCATACTGTATACAtacaaaaaatcaataatacattatgattaacttaattaatttttattgtattcgtaataatttgaatattaattatcATATAATATCGCTAAGACCATCTTCAGTAGGGAACTCATCCCAGTTTCTGTTTATGCCCCAcctgtcataaaaagtaactccacatcagcttttgcgtcataaacagtaaataggaactcaaagcatctctctcttctccattagaaGGAACTAACTTTAGTTCCTGTTGTggtcccacttaattaattaattaaaatacttgtaattaatgtaattaatttttttaaataatgtaatttaaatatttaaatttaaaaataattcactattaaaagatattaatattaaataaattcatatataacaataatacacaataGATAATTCGGGATTacactaatttgtaaaattacttaatacaaagaaaaacataattaaactctATAGTTGACGACAAGCATTGTGAAATTGCCATATGTGTTCAATCAAGTCCTCCTTCAATTGTCTATGCTGCTGCCTATTTCGAAGTTGGACATTTCTTTGGAGAAATTGATGGTATGGTGCAAAATCTTCCTCTCCCAGCTAAGGTTGTGATAAGCCATTTTCAACATCATCATACTCTAAGCCTTGAGCAAAATTTCCTGTATAACTGTCTCTTTCATCCTCACAATCATATTATGCAATATAATACAAGCTTTCATTATGTTGgcaaactttttcttttcccaaaAACGAGCTGGACCATGTATAATTGCAAAGCGTGCTTGCAACACTCTGAATGCTCGTTCCACATCTTTTCTTTGCCCTTCTTGGTATTGTGCAAATAACTTGCGTTTCTCACCTTGTGGCTTTGAGATTGATTTGACAAATGTGGCCCATTCAGGATAAATACCATCTGCTAAATAGTATCCCATTGTATAATTATTACCATTAATAGTATAATTTACCTCCAGAGCACGGTCATTTAGAATATCATCAAACACTGGAGAACGATCTAACACGTTGATATCATTATTTGAACCAGAAACTCTAAAGAACGCATGCCATATCCAAAGGTCTGAAGATGCTACGCCATATGCTAACATCCGTATCGCAGCGGTACATTTCTGAAGTGGCGACaagcctcttcttccagttgcatCAACCCCCTGTTGGAAATACGGATAGACGTTTGAGAGAGCGTCTACTATCCGAAGGAACACATCTCTTCTCATTCGAAATCTCCATCGGAAAATGTTAGCATTATACACTGGTTCATCTGCAAAGTAATCTTGGAAAAGGCGATCATGTCCTGCTTCTCGATCTCTGTTGATCCATCTGCAAAGTAATCGGAAAATGTCAGCATTATACAACCGATGATTTTCTTTCGGTAAAATCTTCAGACATCTGTGCTTTTCCCTTACCTCTTCGcttgctcttttttttatccttgTGGGCGAACGGGAGAGTCCACACCGGGTTCGTCAGCCAACGGTGTTTCTGGGTTTGATGAGGATGAGTATGCTCCAGTTGCACTAACCTTGGTTCTCTTTGAGCCGCCACTCTGTGTAGGGAGTTGGCTTCTCCATTTTTGTTCCAACCGAAGCATGTTCCAATGCCTCTCAAAAGTGAACTTTTGACCATAATTTGTGGAATAAAGTTTATAAGCCAACTCCTTTATATCATCAGCGTTCGAACCACTCCTTATGTTTCGACTAGCTTGATCGTAGCAATCAGCAAATTGTGCAACAACCTTGTTGATCTTATACCATCGTTTCTTACATGCAACTACCCCCTTGTCATGTCGGTGCAAAATTCTACACAGTAGCTATGAATTCGACTCCAAAATGTTTCCCCCTTTTGATCGGTACCAACTACAAGGTCAATTGAAACATTTAACCACGCACTGATCAACATCTCATCCTCTTTCCAATGCCAGTGTTGAATACTATCTTGCCTCCGAtcttcaatatcatcatcattgagGTCGATAGCATC
The Arachis duranensis cultivar V14167 chromosome 5, aradu.V14167.gnm2.J7QH, whole genome shotgun sequence genome window above contains:
- the LOC107490739 gene encoding uncharacterized protein LOC107490739 yields the protein MVKSSLLRGIGTCFGWNKNGEANSLHRVAAQREPRWINRDREAGHDRLFQDYFADEPVYNANIFRWRFRMRRDVFLRIVDALSNVYPYFQQGVDATGRRGLSPLQKCTAAIRMLAYGVASSDLWIWHAFFRVSGSNNDINVLDRSPVFDDILNDRALEVNYTINGNNYTMGYYLADGIYPEWATFVKSISKPQGEKRKLFAQYQEGQRKDVERAFRVLQARFAIIHGPARFWEKKKFANIMKACIILHNMIVRMKETVIQEILLKA